Proteins encoded in a region of the Trichomycterus rosablanca isolate fTriRos1 chromosome 26, fTriRos1.hap1, whole genome shotgun sequence genome:
- the dab2ipb gene encoding DAB2 interacting protein b isoform X3 — MEEEVLIKPVHSSILGQDYCFEVSTSTGSKCFSCRSAAERDKWMENLRRAVHPNKDNSRRVENTLRLWVIEAKDLPAKKKYFCELCLDDILYARTTCKLKADNIFWGEHFEFANLPAVQNISVHLYRDSDKKKKKDKNNYVGLVNIPVESVTSRQLVEKWHPVCTPNPGKAKTAGPMIRIKARYQSMNILPMEMYKEFAEYTTNNYMLLCSALEPVISVKNKEEMACALVHILQSTGKAKDFLTDLMMSEVDRCGENEHLIFRENTLGTKAIEEYLKLVGQKYLQDALGEFIKALYESDENCEVDQSKCSAGDLAEHQSNLRMCCELAFCKIINSYCVFPRELKEVFASWRQECSNRGRPDISERLISASLFLRFLCPAIMSPSLFNLTQEYPDERTARTLTLIAKVTQNLANFTKFGNKEEYMSFMNQFLEHEWTNMQRFLLEISNPETISNTAGFEGYIDLGRELSTLHSLLAEIMSQMDQAATSKLGPLPRILKDVQTALTNPSSVQASVPAERAPSPPATGLQKMAIDSDLSGLVDFTRLPSPTPENKDLFFVTRPSGLHGSPARSSSYSEANEPELGLANGAKSLSMVDLQEAARTLELIPVNSEGSVEKHMVAWNTRTPQANLPGAPTLHKVGHQPNNLGVEAIPGRPVQLLAPLSFQNPVYQMAAGLPVSPRAPTGGDSGSECHSSLSSHSNNEEAGCGKLSFLNHGVVVGCGLGEDLSRRSGEFSRRQISLTEAQHAGCQSAMPRQNSAGPRRIDQPPPGAQASANRGRTPPSMLSSSSYQRPSSGSAVSSSPDWAGSGARMRQQSSSSKGDSPETKQRSQYKQAPSPVIPNALDRTAAWLMNVPFLEQDSETDSRRDDQALNEKYQAEIGVLQERLRLCVQQLEQCEARLHSQDDQAQQLLLQYQSRLEEAEQRLQRQQEDKELQMKSIISRLMSVEEELKKDHSDMQALVDSKQKIIDAQEKRIASLDAANARLMSALSQLKERYSMQTRNGISPTNPTKLQITENGEFRNSSNC; from the exons ATGGAGGAGGAGGTCCTCATCAAACCCGTACACAGCTCTATACTGGGCCAGGACTACTGCTttgag GTCAGCACCTCTACAGGAAGCAAGTGCTTCTCATGCCGCTCAGCAGCCGAGAGGGACAAGTGGATGGAGAACCTCAGGCGAGCCGTCCACCCCAACAAG GACAACAGTCGTCGGGTGGAGAACACGCTCCGGTTATGGGTGATCGAAGCCAAAGACCTCCCTGCCAAGAAAAAGTACTTCTGCGAGCTCTGCCTCGACGACATCCTCTACGCCCGGACCACCTGCAAACTTAAGGCGGACAACATCTTCTGGGGCGAACACTTCGAGTTCGCCAACCTGCCCGCCGTCCAGAACATCTCCGTTCACCTCTACCGAGACTCggacaagaagaaaaagaaagacaagaacaACTACGTGGGCCTGGTGAACATCCCGGTGGAGAGCGTGACCAGCCGGCAACTGGTCGAGAAGTGGCACCCCGTCTGCACGCCCAACCCCGGGAAAGCGAAAACGGCGGGTCCGATGATCCGGATCAAGGCCCGCTACCAGAGCATGAACATCCTCCCGATGGAAATGTATAAGGAATTCGCCGAGTACACTACTAACAACTATATGCTGCTGTGCTCCGCACTGGAACCAGTCATCAGCGTGAAGAACAAGGAGGAGATGGCGTGCGCCCTGGTCCACATCCTTCAAAGCACCGGGAAAGCCaag GACTTTCTGACTGACCTGATGATGTCCGAGGTGGACCGATGCGGCGAGAACGAGCACTTGATCTTTCGCGAGAACACACTGGGTACCAAGGCCATCGAGGAATACCTCAAACTCGTGGGACAGAAGTATCTCCAAGATGCACTGG GTGAGTTCATAAAAGCGCTCTATGAGTCGGACGAGAACTGCGAGGTTGACCAGTCGAAATGCTCGGCCGGCGACCTTGCCGAACACCAGAGCAACCTGAGGATGTGCTGCGAGCTGGCTTTTTGCAAAATCATCAACTCTTACTG CGTTTTCCCGAGAGAACTGAAAGAAGTCTTCGCTTCATGGAGGCAGGAGTGCAGCAACCGCGGGCGTCCGGACATCAGCGAACGTCTGATCAGCGCCTCCTTGTTCCTGCGTTTCCTGTGTCCGGCCATCATGTCCCCGTCGCTGTTCAACCTCACGCAGGAATACCCGGATGAGCGCACGGCTCGGACCCTCACCCTGATCGCTAAGGTCACGCAGAACCTGGCTAACTTCACTAA GTTTGGCAACAAGGAGGAATACATGTCCTTCATGAACCAGTTCTTGGAGCACGAGTGGACGAACATGCAGCGCTTCTTGCTCGAGATCTCCAACCCTGAAACCATCTCCAACACAGCTGGATTCGAAGGCTATATCGACCTGGGGCGAGAACTCTCCACGCTGCACTCGCTGCTAGCCGAGATCATGTCCCAAATGGATCAG GCTGCCACGTCCAAACTGGGCCCGCTACCCAGAATACTCAAGGATGTTCAAACAGCACTGACAAATCCATCAAGTGTTCAGGCGTCCGTACCTGCCGAGCGCGCTCCCTCACCTCCTGCGACTGGCCTGCAGAAGATGGCTATCGACAGCGACCTATCAGG ACTGGTTGACTTCACCCGTCTCCCTTCCCCAACTCCAGAGAACAAGGATCTGTTCTTTGTAACTCGTCCCTCTGGCCTCCACGGCTCACCCGCCCGCAGCTCCAGCTACTCGGAGGCCAACGAGCCCGAGCTCGGCTTGGCCAACGGCGCCAAAAGCCTCTCCATGGTGGACTTGCAAGAAGCCGCCAGGACCTTGGAATTGATCCCGGTCAACTCGGAAGGTTCTGTGGAGAAGCACATGGTGGCTTGGAACACCCGGACACCACAGGCCAACCTGCCCGGAGCTCCTACGCTCCATAAAGTAGGGCACCAACCAAACAATTTGGGTGTGGAGGCGATCCCGGGCAGGCCTGTCCAGCTCCTTGCACCTTTGTCCTTCCAGAACCCGGTGTACCAGATGGCAGCTGGATTGCCTGTGTCACCGAGAGCACCAACAGGTGGAGACTCTGGGTCAGAATGCCACAGTTCGCTTAGTTCGCATAGCAACAACGAGGAAGCCGGGTGCGGGAAGCTCAGCTTTCTGAACCACGGGGTTGTAGTTGGGTGTGGACTTGGGGAAGACTTGTCTAGACGATCTGGAGAGTTCTCAAGAAGGCAAATTTCCCTCACAGAAGCTCAGCATGCAGGATGTCAGTCTGCAATGCCAAGGCAAAACAGCGCCGGTCCTCGTCGGATCGACCAGCCGCCGCCGGGCGCACAGGCCTCAGCTAACCGGGGACGAACTCCACCGAGCATGCTAAGCTCCTCCTCCTACCAACGTCCTTCGAGCGGGAGTGCTGTTTCATCGTCGCCCGACTGGGCAGGGAGCGGAGCACGTATGCGGCAGCAGAGCTCGTCGTCCAAAGGGGACAGTCCGGAGACGAAGCAACGGTCTCAGTACAAACAG gcCCCATCACCAGTGATTCCAAACGCATTGGACCGTACCGCTGCATGGTTAATGAACGTGCCGTTTTTAGAGCAGGACTCGGAGACGGACTCACGCAGGGACGATCAAGCACTTAATGAAAAG TACCAGGCGGAGATAGGGGTGCTGCAGGAGCGTCTGCGGCTGTGCGTGCAGCAGCTGGAGCAGTGCGAAGCTCGGCTGCACTCTCAGGATGACCAGGCTCAGCAGCTCCTGCTGCAGTACCAGAGTCGACTGGAGGAGGCCGAGCAGAGGCTGCAGCGCCAGCAGGAGGACAAAGAGCTGCAGATGAAGAGCATCATTAGCAG